A portion of the Tiliqua scincoides isolate rTilSci1 chromosome 3, rTilSci1.hap2, whole genome shotgun sequence genome contains these proteins:
- the RAB11FIP2 gene encoding rab11 family-interacting protein 2 isoform X3, with translation MLAEQAQKWFPTHVQVTVVQARNLKPKGKSGTNDTYTIIQLGKEKYSTSVAEKTLDPVWKEEASFELPGLLMEGNPEKYILYLIVMHRSLVGLDKFLGQVAINLNDIFEDKLRRKTEWFSLESKQGKRTKDRGEIKVNIQFMRNNMTASMFDLSMKDKTKSPFAKLKDKMKGRKTDGAFLDTSSAIIPSTRTPETNAVTSLSEVQLKSKPKKPFLLGPQRLSSAHSMSDLTGPQVTLEKIKSGTVGNTYLFRRHLESVGSVDESGNLKSPHRRTLSADTTKVNQLGSTAGESDSAFGAQSDPFMNVSASLPQKFATLPRQKNPFEESSVSWDQNIGLFSKPEIKKEIKKEKKEKVSLFERVTGKKDSKRSDRLSNGSDGSTDLKSPSAFGENHQDSFDFDSTNPFTTSFKPTSVLPSSSLNVNPANIEDLRKTMVPNAADIIMKSIKMQ, from the exons ATGTTGGCAGAGCAAgcccagaagtggtttccaactcATGTGCAGGTCACAGTCGTCCAAGCCAGAAACCTGAAGCCCAAAGGCAAAAGTGGCACCAATGACACATACACTATCATACAACTGGGGAAGGAGAAGTACTCCACCTCGGTGGCAGAGAAGACCCTGGACCCTGTGTGGAAAGAAGAGGCCTCATTTGAGTTACCTGGATTGCTGATGGAAGGGAATCCAGAGAAGTACATCCTCTACCTGATAGTCATGCACAGGTCTCTGGTTGGGCTTGATAAATTTCTGGGACAAGTGGCAATAAATCTGAATGATATCTTTGAGGACAAGCTCAGAAGGAAAACAGA GTGGTTTAGCCTAGAGTCAAAACAAGGGAAAAGAACTAAAGACAGAGGAGAGATAAAGGTCAATATTCAGTTTATGAGAAACAACATGACAGCTAGTATGTTTGATCTCTCAATGAAGGACAAAACCAAATCTCCGTTTGCTAAACTAAAGGACAAAATGAAGGGCCGCAAGACCGATGGGGCATTTTTGGATACATCTTCTGCAATCATTCCAAGCACTCGTACACCAGAAACTAATGCTGTAACTTCCCTTAGTGAAGTACAATTGAAATCGAAACCAAAAAAGCCTTTCCTTTTGGGACCTCAACGACTATCTTCAGCTCATTCAATGTCTGATTTAACTGGGCCTCAGGTCACTTTGGAAAAGATTAAATCTGGCACAGTTGGCAACACATACCTCTTTAGACGTCATCTTGAGTCTGTTGGTTCTGTGGATGAAAGTG GAAATCTGAAATCTCCACACAGACGGACATTAAGTGCAGATACAACTAAAGTGAATCAGCTTGGCAGCACAGCTGGTGAAAGTGACTCGGCTTTTGGAGCACAAAGTGACCCTTTTATGAATGTgagtgcttctttgcctcagaagtTTGCAACGTTGCCAAGGCAGAAGAATCCATTTGAAGAAAGCTCTGTGTCATGGGACCAAAATATAGGTCTGTTTTCCAAACCTGAAATaaaaaaggagatcaagaaagagaaaaaggaaaaggttAGTCTTTTTGAAAGAGTCACTGGGAAAAAAGATAGTAAACGGTCAGATAGACTTAGCAATGGATCAGACGGCTCAACTGACTTGAAATCGCCTAGTGCTTTTGGCGAAAATCATCAGGACAGTTTCGATTTTGATTCAACTAATCCCTTTACAACAAGCTTTAAGCCAACAAGTGTACTGCCATCTTCTAG
- the RAB11FIP2 gene encoding rab11 family-interacting protein 2 isoform X4, whose amino-acid sequence MLAEQAQKWFPTHVQVTVVQARNLKPKGKSGTNDTYTIIQLGKEKYSTSVAEKTLDPVWKEEASFELPGLLMEGNPEKYILYLIVMHRSLVGLDKFLGQVAINLNDIFEDKLRRKTEWFSLESKQGKRTKDRGEIKVNIQFMRNNMTASMFDLSMKDKTKSPFAKLKDKMKGRKTDGAFLDTSSAIIPSTRTPETNAVTSLSEVQLKSKPKKPFLLGPQRLSSAHSMSDLTGPQVTLEKIKSGTVGNTYLFRRHLESVGSVDESGNLKSPHRRTLSADTTKVNQLGSTAGESDSAFGAQSDPFMNVSASLPQKFATLPRQKNPFEESSVSWDQNIGLFSKPEIKKEIKKEKKEKVSLFERVTGKKDSKRSDRLSNGSDGSTDLKSPSAFGENHQDSFDFDSTNPFTTSFKPTSVLPSSSLNVNPANIEDLRKTMDTVILLMKRSCRNY is encoded by the exons ATGTTGGCAGAGCAAgcccagaagtggtttccaactcATGTGCAGGTCACAGTCGTCCAAGCCAGAAACCTGAAGCCCAAAGGCAAAAGTGGCACCAATGACACATACACTATCATACAACTGGGGAAGGAGAAGTACTCCACCTCGGTGGCAGAGAAGACCCTGGACCCTGTGTGGAAAGAAGAGGCCTCATTTGAGTTACCTGGATTGCTGATGGAAGGGAATCCAGAGAAGTACATCCTCTACCTGATAGTCATGCACAGGTCTCTGGTTGGGCTTGATAAATTTCTGGGACAAGTGGCAATAAATCTGAATGATATCTTTGAGGACAAGCTCAGAAGGAAAACAGA GTGGTTTAGCCTAGAGTCAAAACAAGGGAAAAGAACTAAAGACAGAGGAGAGATAAAGGTCAATATTCAGTTTATGAGAAACAACATGACAGCTAGTATGTTTGATCTCTCAATGAAGGACAAAACCAAATCTCCGTTTGCTAAACTAAAGGACAAAATGAAGGGCCGCAAGACCGATGGGGCATTTTTGGATACATCTTCTGCAATCATTCCAAGCACTCGTACACCAGAAACTAATGCTGTAACTTCCCTTAGTGAAGTACAATTGAAATCGAAACCAAAAAAGCCTTTCCTTTTGGGACCTCAACGACTATCTTCAGCTCATTCAATGTCTGATTTAACTGGGCCTCAGGTCACTTTGGAAAAGATTAAATCTGGCACAGTTGGCAACACATACCTCTTTAGACGTCATCTTGAGTCTGTTGGTTCTGTGGATGAAAGTG GAAATCTGAAATCTCCACACAGACGGACATTAAGTGCAGATACAACTAAAGTGAATCAGCTTGGCAGCACAGCTGGTGAAAGTGACTCGGCTTTTGGAGCACAAAGTGACCCTTTTATGAATGTgagtgcttctttgcctcagaagtTTGCAACGTTGCCAAGGCAGAAGAATCCATTTGAAGAAAGCTCTGTGTCATGGGACCAAAATATAGGTCTGTTTTCCAAACCTGAAATaaaaaaggagatcaagaaagagaaaaaggaaaaggttAGTCTTTTTGAAAGAGTCACTGGGAAAAAAGATAGTAAACGGTCAGATAGACTTAGCAATGGATCAGACGGCTCAACTGACTTGAAATCGCCTAGTGCTTTTGGCGAAAATCATCAGGACAGTTTCGATTTTGATTCAACTAATCCCTTTACAACAAGCTTTAAGCCAACAAGTGTACTGCCATCTTCTAG